One Siniperca chuatsi isolate FFG_IHB_CAS linkage group LG3, ASM2008510v1, whole genome shotgun sequence genomic region harbors:
- the LOC122874019 gene encoding inositol 1,4,5-trisphosphate receptor-interacting protein, with protein sequence MHDTLLRVFVVALGLLTYPWDDPGVEEWDDITTVGMQKHEERLLRGGEKLDHEMAPVSEEMTYADNKGPGDQIPKEHQSSQHDTEKDKMSVLADVTVAKQDSGEDSADYQLPEGGHFITNLDRQQNSESEPETALKTSQIDHKQKGNLQLDMKNKQGEDFQTDGSFRDPSRPQGQHENPEEKEVFSSKEQESPLSHLHTKTSENETSKKAIADWEKDYLWYIWNLFSIISMIRFFRKYLGRYSQKKQEETRAFPVTCTAAEVPLPDSETLQQFHSKCIHTSSGNKWGEDEFLEGFANDLLDAMRSVCDRNGSMVIGDFQMVDVCDIIVPFTPPEPYSFQCLLWNNQASDLLLDMQVCGQIKLVENMKVPNGCHCQSPDADDMVCLLHCETEKVKTKITDVCDGLLCMKNSPFLSKSQVTRWFQSTIKQAWALISHKYEFELNIRYIDAPGALVVRFRSGKKLSFSMNPVVKFTDSHFFITPCSPKNLDTFWPLSLTNYQDSFLEHISKRLPENSCHRQTLEIAYFLHRRQTALSGSSALNDSHFKTALMHLLLMRDPSQWKPNHVSCRLRDLMTFIERSLEKKLLHHVLIGNPLTRNIIELPAEFTQASSVNLFYPLVVHNCIYRNAVLHFQEMLRNAHMLIHDYVDKCCNSANCSM encoded by the coding sequence ATGCACGATACTCTGCTGCGAGTGTTTGTGGTGGCTCTGGGTCTCCTAACGTATCCATGGGATGACCCCGGGGTTGAGGAATGGGATGATATCACCACAGTGGGCATGCAAAAGCATGAAGAGAGGCtgctgagaggaggagaaaaactgGACCACGAAATGGCACCTGTCAGTGAGGAAATGACATATGCTGACAACAAAGGGCCTGGGGATCAGATTCCAAAGGAACATCAGTCTAGTCAACATGACActgaaaaagataaaatgtcAGTCTTAGCAGATGTGACTGTCGCTAAACAAGATTCAGGGGAAGACAGTGCTGACTACCAATTACCAGAAGGAGGACATTTTATAACAAATTTGGATCGGCAACAAAACTCTGAAAGTGAACCTGAGACCGCTCTGAAGACCTCACAAATTGACCATAAGCAAAAGGGAAATTTACAGCTGGACATGAAGAATAAACAGGGAGAAGACTTCCAGACTGATGGCTCTTTTAGAGACCCAAGCAGACCACAAGGTCAACATGAAAATCCTGAGGAGAAGGAAGTGTTCAGCTCCAAAGAACAAGAATCACCTCTGTCACATCTTCACACCAAGACATCAGAAAATGAAACTTCAAAGAAGGCCATCGCTGACTGGGAGAAGGATTACCTCTGGTACATATGGAACCTATTCTCCATCATTTCCATGATTCGCTTCTTTAGGAAATACCTAGGGAGATATTCCCAAAAGAAGCAAGAAGAAACCAGGGCCTTCCCAGTGACCTGCACCGCTGCTGAAGTGCCACTACCAGACAGCGAGACTCTGCAGCAATTTCATTCTAAATGTATTCACACCTCATCTGGTAACAAGTGGGGGGAGGATGAGTTTTTGGAGGGGTTTGCAAATGATCTATTGGATGCCATGAGGAGTGTCTGTGATAGAAATGGCAGTATGGTGATTGGGGACTTTCAGATGGTAGATGTGTGTGATATCATCGTCCCCTTTACCCCACCTGAGCCGTATAGTTTTCAGTGTCTGCTCTGGAACAACCAGGCAAGTGACCTGCTGCTAGATATGCAAGTCTGTGGTCAAATAAAACTGGTGGAAAATATGAAAGTGCCAAATGGCTGCCACTGTCAGTCTCCTGATGCAGATGATATGGTTTGCCTGCTGCATTGTGAGACTGagaaagtaaagacaaaaattACTGATGTTTGTGATGGCCTTCTTTGCATGAAGAACTCCCCATTCCTGTCAAAATCACAGGTTACCAGATGGTTTCAGAGCACGATCAAACAAGCATGGGCACTGATTTCACACAAGTATGAGTTTGAGCTGAACATTCGCTACATTGATGCGCCAGGTGCTCTGGTAGTGCGATTCAGATCAGGGAAGAAGCTTAGCTTCAGTATGAATCCTGTGGTTAAATTCACTGATTCTCATTTCTTCATTACGCCTTGCTCCCCCAAGAACTTGGATACTTTCTGGCCACTCTCCCTGACCAATTATCAGGACAGTTTCCTAGAACACATCTCTAAACGCCTACCTGAAAATTCATGCCACAGACAAACTCTTGAAATTGCATATTTCCttcacaggagacagacagcacTGTCAGGAAGTAGTGCTCTCAATGATTCTCATTTCAAAACTGCACTAATGCATCTGCTTTTGATGCGAGACCCATCCCAGTGGAAACCCAACCATGTTTCTTGTAGACTACGAGATTTAATGACCTTTATTGAGAGAAGCCTCGAGAAAAAGCTGTTGCACCATGTTCTTATTGGGAACCCTCTGACTCGGAACATTATTGAACTTCCTGCTGAATTTACTCAAGCAAGTTCAGTGAATCTCTTCTATCCCCTTGTGGTACACAACTGTATCTACAGAAATGCTGTATTGCATTTCCAGGAAATGCTTAGAAATGCACACATGCTGATACATGATTATGTTGACAAGTGTTGCAACAGTGCTAATTGTtccatgtaa
- the zp3c gene encoding zona pellucida sperm-binding protein 3: MEVLHAGLVLLLFCSAYSYQFRSSAGDDPSVQDPELEWERMETVIGEEMMQTPPRETKFLKSASGSDSSTPEAMNVPQYVTVSASEDHEEVFKPEKGARPLPDLIKEISLVTATPTLESEKRIARMALVEILCHVDRIYVRIRREIFKTMDAYKYLTLGTCPVNQGTNAHYYLLYLLKTNCGFKKESHADYWSVRNVLHYKPTSPVLRDMPFDIPLQCKFPRFFNSYAVGFYPVLQGGIIFKALKQKNCFTLATQDASGKEITGTKTYTLGQPMYFEAKRCGHLSGSGDQRLYIHKCFMTASKNPNSYPKYTVIDNHGCMIDGKVTKQSKFLTCASKMVQKFSVGALIFKGHVSTHASSQQLYMHCEISMGKLTPTQNSKACNYDQATKKWQELYGYHSVCHHCASTCSSAHPKATGKIISSHPWKVLSSKDGDAEADPQMKSFDVDSLNLEDPDMAEHKDFLDHWEHDY, translated from the exons ATGGAGGTGTTGCATGCTGGGCTTGTATTATTGCTGTTTTGTTCTGCCTATAGTTATCAGTTTAGAAGTAGTGCTGGGGATGACCCGTCTGTGCAGGATCCTGAATTAGAGTGGGAGAGAATGGAGACAGTGATAGGTGAAGAAATGATGCAAACCCCTCCACGTGAAACAAAATTCTTGAAGAGTGCATCTGGTAGCGACTCTTCAACACCTGAAGCCATGAATGTTCCTCAGTATGTGACTGTCTCAGCTTCCGAGGACCATGAAGAAGTCTTCAAGCCAGAAAAGGGTGCCAGACCCCTCCCTGACTTGATCAAGGAAATATCGCTTGTGACAGCTACCCCTACTCtagaaagtgaaaaaagaatAGCCAGAATGGCATTGGTTGAAATCCTGTGCCATGTTGACAGAATATATGTAAGGATCAGGAGAGAGATCTTCAAGACTATGGATGCATACAAATATTTGACACTAGGCACCTGTCCTGTTAATCAAGGTACCAATGCCCACTACTACCTCCTGTACCTTCTGAAAACTAACTGTGGGTTCAAGAAAGAG AGTCATGCAGATTATTGGTCTGTTCGCAATGTGCTCCACTACAAGCCAACCTCTCCAGTTTTAAGGGACATGCCATTTGACATTCCCCTGCAGTGTAAATTTCCCAG GTTTTTCAACTCCTATGCAGTTGGCTTCTATCCTGTATTACAGGGAGGCATAATTTTCAAAgcactcaaacaaaaaaattgtttcaCCCTTGCTACTCAAGATG CATCAGGGAAGGAAATCACTGGTACCAAAACCTACACCTTGGGCCAGCCAATGTACTTTGAGGCAAAGCGATGTGGCCACCTTTCAGGGTCTGGCGATCAGAGGCTGTACATCCACAAGTGCTTCATGACTGCCTCAAAAAACCCCAACTCATATCCTAAATATACAGTCATTGACAACCATGG CTGCATGATTGATGGCAAGGTGACTAAACAGTCAAAGTTCCTCACTTGTGCCTCAAAGATGGTCCAGAAATTCAGTGTGGGTGCCTTGATTTTCAAGGGCCATGTTTCCACTCATGCTTCATCACAG CAACTCTACATGCACTGTGAGATCTCAATGGGGAAACTTACTCCGACTCAAAATTCAAAGGCTTGCAATTATGATCAAGCTACCAAAAA ATGGCAGGAGCTGTACGGTTATCACTCTGTGTGCCACCACTGTGCATCAACCTGCTCCTCAGCACACCCTAAAG CTACTGGGAAGATCATCTCCAGTCACCCTTGGAAGGTTCTGAGCAGCAAGGATGGCGATGCAGAGGCTGACCCTCAGATGAAATCCTTTGATGTTGACTCACTCAATTTGGAGGACCCTGACATGGCAGAGCATAAAGACTTCCTAGACCACTGGGAGCATGATTACTGA
- the mettl26 gene encoding methyltransferase-like 26: MLSAAAAERNKEPILAVLRESVNTGRPLQALEISSGTGQHVTHFAQALRNIIWQPSEYDRQSLASIEAYRAHYQLHNVKPAIHLDASLPYQYWGGIQPESLDLVVNINMIHISPIACTEGLFKGAGAVLKPQGLLLTYGPYAVNGQITPQSNVDFDYSLRQRNPEWGLRDISLLNSTAQRNGLFLEKIMDMPANNKCLLFRKESLV, translated from the exons ATGCTGAGTGCCGCTGCCGCGGAGAGGAACAAGGAGCCCATCCTGGCGGTGCTCCGGGAGAGCGTGAACACCGGGAGACCCCTGCAGGCTCTGGAGATCTCCTCCGGTACCGGGCAGCATGTCACACACTTCGCTCAGGCCCTGCGGAATATAATCTGGCAGCCCTCAGAGTATGACCGCCAGTCTCTTGCCAG TATAGAAGCGTACAGAGCCCACTACCAGCTGCACAATGTGAAGCCTGCCATCCACCTGGATGCTTCTCTGCCCTATCAGTACTGGGGAGGGATCCAGCCAGAGAGCCTCGATCTGGTAGTCAACATCAACATGATCCACATTTCTCCGATTGCTTGCACAGAG GGTTTATTCAAAGGGGCTGGAGCAGTGCTGAAGCCACAAGGTCTTCTACTGACATATGGG CCCTATGCAGTGAATGGTCAGATCACACCTCAAAGTAATGTTGACTTTGACTACAGCCTACGGCAGAG gaaCCCAGAGTGGGGACTCCGGGATATCTCCCTCCTCAATTCTACAGCACAAAGAAATGGTTTATTCCTGGAGAAAATA aTGGACATGCCGGCAAACAACAAGTGTCTTCTGTTCAGGAAGGAGAGTTTGGTGTGA
- the wfikkn1 gene encoding WAP, Kazal, immunoglobulin, Kunitz and NTR domain-containing protein yields MYKIPLQFLEDRCIKDRSRQNAPNSNKLVLGWIRACLLMLLVCELPELSLCASVTGTKVEHEGFCPNKLNSNLWVDAQSTCERECNVDEDCADFEKCCTNVCGLNSCVAARFSDGTPAQPDGQGGGKGNDAPISTATCEGFICSQQGATCDIWDGQPICKCQDRCEKEPNFTCASDGLTYFNRCYMDAEACIRGVTLTVVTCRFYLAGPHTSPLPQDTTANPTPTTSLEDPMPPTLYSNPHHQSIYVGGTVNFHCDVIGVPRPDVTWEKQSERRERLVMRPDQMYGNVVITNIGQLVIYNAQVWDTGIYTCIARNPAGVLHADYPLSVIRRADDDFSEDPEMPMGRPFSPADCLAEVDLRVCSGERHVDWYFDSKLGSCMAFSNGGCDDSRNRFETYEECKASCQREGMGICSLPAVQGPCKAWEPRWAWNSLMKQCQAFAYGGCHGNANSFHTKKECEANCPRPKRKPCKACRGKGKMVPSLCRSDFAIVGRLTELVEDLDSGLARFSLEEVLRDEKMGLTFFNTKHLEVAITKIDWSCPCPNITMEENPLLVMGVVQDGMAIIQSDSYVKAITERRLKKLREVLDKKTCKAL; encoded by the exons ATGTATAAAATCCCTCTACAATTTTTGGAGGATAGATGTATAAAGGACAGAAGTCGGCAAAATGCACCCAACTCAAATAAACTAGTGTTAGGATGGATACGTGCGTGTTTGCTGATGCTCTTGGTTTGCGAATTACCCGAACTTTCTTTATGTGCAAGTGTGACAGGAACCAAAGTTGAACACGAAGGATTTTGTCCTAACAAGCTGAATTCCAATCTCTGGGTTGATGCGCAAAGCACCTGCGAGAGGGAATGCAACGTCGACGAG gacTGTGCCGACTTTGAGAAATGCTGCACCAACGTGTGTGGCCTCAACAGCTGTGTGGCTGCACGTTTCTCTGATGGCACCCCTGCCCAGCCAGATGGGCAGGGTGGAGGAAAAGGAAATGATGCCCCCATCTCCACCGCTACCTGTGAAGGCTTTATCTGCAGCCAGCAGGGAGCAACATGTGACATCTGGGATGGACAGCCCATCTGCAAGTGCCAGGACCGGTGTGAGAAAGAGCCCAACTTCACCTGCGCTTCGGATGGCCTCACCTATTTCAACCGCTGCTACATGGACGCAGAGGCCTGCATCCGTGGGGTGACTTTAACTGTGGTTACCTGCCGCTTCTACCTGGCAGGCCCCCACACCAGCCCACTGCCTCAGGACACTACAGCTAACCCCACCCCGACAACCTCTCTGGAGGACCCCATGCCGCCCACACTGTACTCCAACCCTCACCACCAGTCCATCTATGTCGGAGGCACAGTCAACTTCCACTGTGACGTTATTGGAGTCCCCAGACCTGATGTAACGTGGGAGAAACAGAGTGAGCGGCGTGAACGGCTGGTCATGAGGCCTGACCAGATGTATGGCAATGTGGTTATCACCAACATCGGTCAGCTTGTCATTTACAACGCGCAGGTGTGGGATACAGGTATCTACACCTGCATCGCACGGAATCCTGCGGGAGTTCTTCATGCAGACTACCCGCTGTCTGTCATCCGCCGGGCTGATGATGATTTCTCTGAAGATCCTGAGATGCCCATGGGGCGGCCATTCTCACCAGCGGACTGCCTGGCTGAAGTAGACCTGAGAGTGTGCAGTGGTGAGCGTCACGTTGACTGGTATTTTGACAGCAAGCTGGGCTCCTGCATGGCCTTCAGCAACGGTGGATGTGACGACAGCCGCAACCGATTTGAGACTTATGAGGAGTGCAAGGCCTCCTGTCAGAGAGAGGGGATGGGCATCTGCTCGCTACCTGCTGTCCAGGGCCCCTGCAAAGCTTGGGAGCCACGTTGGGCCTGGAATTCCCTCATGAAACAGTGCCAAGCCTTTGCGTATGGTGGCTGCCATGGGAATGCCAACAGCTTCCACACCAAGAAGGAGTGTGAGGCAAACTGCCCACGACCCAAAAGGAAACCTTGTAAGGCCTGTCGGGGGAAGGGGAAAATGGTGCCCAGCTTATGCCGGAGTGACTTTGCTATTGTGGGGCGGCTGACGGAGCTGGTGGAGGATCTGGACTCTGGGTTAGCCCGCTTTAGCTTGGAAGAGGTCCTGAGAGATGAAAAGATGGGCTTGACTTTCTTTAATACCAAGCACCTAGAGGTGGCTATCACCAAGATAGACTGGAGCTGTCCCTGTCCCAACATCACCATGGAGGAAAACCCTTTGCTGGTGATGGGTGTAGTGCAGGATGGCATGGCCATCATCCAATCAGACAGCTATGTCAAAGCCATAACTGAACGCAGACTTAAGAAGCTACGTGAGGTTCTGGATAAAAAGACCTGCAAGGCATTGTAG
- the LOC122874023 gene encoding ras-related protein Rab-40C-like, translating into MRGMMGTQSSPVKSYDYLLKFLLVGDSDVGKGEILDSLQDGSVESPYAYSSGIDYKTTTILLDGRRVKLELWDTSGQGRFCTIFRSYSRGAQGILLVYDITNGWSFDGIDRWIREIDEHAPGVPRILVGNRLHLAFKRQVPTEQARAYAEKNSMTFFEVSPLCNFNVIESFTELSRIVLMRHGMEKFWRPNRVFSLQDLCCRSIVSCTPVHLIDKLPLPVAIKSHLKSFSMANGMNAVMMHGRSYSVANSAASGGSSGGSKANSLKRSKSFRPPQSPPKDSSSSSKGNCKIS; encoded by the exons ATGCGTGGGATGATGGGGACCCAGAGTAGTCCTGTCAAGAGTTACGATTATCTCCTGAAATTTCTTTTGGTGGGAGACAGCGATGTCGGAAAGGGGGAAATCTTGGACAGTTTGCAAGACGGATCAGTAGAGTCTCCCTATGCCTACAGCAGTG GGATTGATTACAAGACCACCACAATTCTGCTGGATGGGAGAAGAGTGAAATTAGAGTTATG GGACACATCTGGGCAAGGCAGATTCTGCACCATCTTCAGGTCTTACTCTCGTGGCGCACAG GGCATCCTGCTTGTATATGACATCACTAACGGCTGGTCGTTTGATGGCATTGACCGCTGGATCCGGGAAATTGACGAG CATGCCCCAGGCGTACCCAGGATCCTGGTGGGCAACCGGCTTCACCTGGCTTTTAAGCGGCAGGTGCCAACAGAGCAGGCAAGGGCTTATGCAGAAAAGAACAGCATGACTTTCTTTGAGGTCAGTCCGCTGTGCAACTTCAACGTCATTGAATCCTTCACTGAACTTTCACGCATTGTGCTGATGAGGCATGGGATGGAGAAATTCTGGAGGCCCAACAGAG TCTTCAGCCTCCAAGATCTGTGCTGCCGTTCCATCGTCTCCTGCACACCGGTGCACCTTATTGACAAACTGCCCCTCCCTGTGGCCATCAAGTCCCACCTCAAGTCTTTCTCTATGGCCAACGGCATGAATGCAGTCATGATGCATGGACGCTCCTACTCAGTGGCTAACAGTGCAGCCTCGGGTGGTAGCAGTGGCGGAAGCAAAGCCAACAGTCTCAAACGCTCAAAGTCCTTCAGGCCTCCACAGAGTCCTCCAAAGGACTCGTCGTCTTCCTCTAAGGGGAACTGTAAGATTTCATAG